The DNA region AGCTTGAGAAATGGCTCCTCCCCTTCTATACTTTCTTAGCGCGATCATGAGGAAAATGGTACTGAGAAAAGAGAGACCATACCACGTAATCAAATATTGCAAATGATTGTTCTTTAGATCAATTTTCGGTTTCTTTCCGATTGGGACACCTGCCTTGATCAATTGCCATTCTCCGAGCTCTGCGGCCGCTGGGGAAGACAACTGAAAGCTCgaattgatctctttaTCTGTACTACCGGCATTATTATCTTCCCTCGACCAGAACTTCCACTTGGATTTCTGTTGGGGAGCCATTTGCGCGGCGCTGCTGTCGGTTTGCTCCCAGTGGTGGTCCTTCAAATCGTAAAGAGCTTGCAAATGTATCGGGGGACATCCTGATACCTTGGTCATTTCGTAGAGATCAGGGACTTGCCACAGCCTGGATTCTTTGTCTTGCTTCTCCCATTGGAAAGAGCCACGCTCGCGCGGAACTCTTACAAGACACACGACCTCAACGTTGTCTCCATCAGGCAACGACAGGTGCCTTAGGTTTCTCGAGTCCGGTgaaatcttttcctcaCTAATCCAGCCCCTTTCAATCAGCAATTTTTGGCCATTGTCCTTTCTTACAAATGGTGTAAAGAGGATATAACCCTTTTGGCCATTCAACACACGAGGACCAACAAACATTTCTTCGTC from Torulaspora globosa chromosome 3, complete sequence includes:
- the SHY1 gene encoding cytochrome oxidase assembly protein SHY1 (ancestral locus Anc_3.457); translation: MVPERMVICSWRCRSVFEATRQRYAFCFAPRRTVKTSTVDWKPIRSTRTPNEEEARGKGYGRQIALGLMFAMPAIAFYLGTWQVQRLEWKNKLIASCESRLAYKPVPLPKSFTADMCENWEYRRIILKGRFKHDEEMFVGPRVLNGQKGYILFTPFVRKDNGQKLLIERGWISEEKISPDSRNLRHLSLPDGDNVEVVCLVRVPRERGSFQWEKQDKESRLWQVPDLYEMTKVSGCPPIHLQALYDLKDHHWEQTDSSAAQMAPQQKSKWKFWSREDNNAGSTDKEINSSFQLSSPAAAELGEWQLIKAGVPIGKKPKIDLKNNHLQYLITWYGLSFLSTIFLMIALRKYRRGGAISQAVLKKEKLEHAQRNM